In Bacteroidia bacterium, a genomic segment contains:
- a CDS encoding response regulator: MELKTVDILLVEDNASDAELIQISLEEQQLFPSVSIVRDGEKALDYIFARKEFSDRQGEENPKLILLDLKLPKVNGIEVLNSIKSTPETKSIPVVILTSSAHSKDIEECYRLGANSYIVKPIGFDDFSKIITHTVNYWLKINYSI; this comes from the coding sequence ATGGAACTTAAAACTGTTGATATTCTCCTTGTTGAAGACAATGCCTCCGATGCCGAACTGATTCAGATCAGCCTCGAAGAACAACAACTATTCCCCAGCGTCTCGATTGTGAGAGATGGGGAAAAAGCGCTTGACTATATTTTTGCCAGAAAAGAATTCAGCGACCGGCAAGGAGAAGAAAATCCCAAACTTATCCTGCTTGACCTTAAACTACCGAAAGTCAATGGGATAGAAGTGCTCAACTCTATCAAATCTACGCCGGAAACCAAAAGCATTCCGGTAGTAATTCTCACCTCTTCCGCCCATAGCAAAGATATTGAAGAATGTTACCGGCTGGGCGCCAACAGCTATATCGTAAAACCTATTGGTTTTGATGACTTCAGCAAAATCATTACGCATACGGTCAACTACTGGCTTAAAATTAATTACTCTATATAA
- a CDS encoding LytTR family DNA-binding domain-containing protein, which translates to MMLNCIAIDDEPLALEVIERFCGKIPNLQLLRTFRNPIEAVEFFRNHPVDLVFLDIQMPDLNGIQLLQSLSHKPMVIFTTAYSEYAVDSYEFDAIDYLLKPFLFDRFLKSVNKAFDQMKAREAIENQEETLPEEETASDKDYLFIKSDTRFFKVDFKNILYVEGMRDYIAVHTPGQKILTLMSMTKMMDKLPSGDFMRIHKSYIIGLNHISLIQNNRVIIAGKEIPISNSFKDTFLKFVEGMND; encoded by the coding sequence ATGATGTTGAATTGTATAGCCATAGACGACGAACCGCTGGCATTGGAAGTAATCGAAAGATTTTGCGGCAAGATTCCTAACCTTCAGTTGCTGCGCACTTTCCGCAATCCGATAGAAGCTGTCGAGTTTTTTCGCAACCACCCGGTAGATTTGGTTTTTCTCGATATTCAGATGCCCGACCTCAACGGAATTCAACTTCTTCAGTCGCTAAGCCATAAACCGATGGTGATTTTTACCACTGCCTATTCCGAATATGCGGTTGACAGCTACGAATTTGATGCGATCGATTATCTGCTAAAACCCTTTTTATTTGACCGCTTTCTCAAATCAGTGAATAAAGCTTTCGATCAGATGAAAGCCCGGGAAGCGATTGAAAACCAGGAAGAAACTTTGCCCGAAGAAGAAACGGCTTCGGATAAAGACTATCTTTTTATTAAATCTGATACCCGCTTTTTTAAAGTGGACTTCAAAAATATCCTCTATGTTGAAGGAATGAGAGATTATATAGCGGTCCATACACCCGGGCAGAAAATACTCACATTGATGAGTATGACCAAAATGATGGATAAACTTCCCTCGGGAGATTTTATGCGAATTCACAAGTCGTATATTATCGGATTAAACCATATTTCACTGATACAAAACAATCGCGTAATTATTGCCGGCAAAGAAATCCCTATTAGCAATTCATTTAAAGACACTTTTCTTAAATTTGTTGAGGGTATGAATGATTAG
- a CDS encoding peroxiredoxin has translation MPLRLGEIAPDFTALTTQGEIHFHDYIKGQWAILFSHPANYTPVCTTELGMAASMKSEFDKRNTKMIGLSVDPIDDFDGWLKDIKETQGADVNFPIIADSDKKVAVLYDMIHPEAAEKVTVRSVFIIGPDKKIKLTLTYPPSTGRNFVEILRVLDSLQLTANYSVSTPVNWEDGQDVIISPAIPKEDLAAKFPKGYTEVKPYLRVTPQPNK, from the coding sequence ATGCCATTACGACTAGGAGAAATTGCACCAGATTTTACCGCACTTACGACTCAGGGCGAAATACATTTCCACGACTATATCAAAGGTCAGTGGGCGATTCTTTTTTCACATCCTGCCAACTATACTCCGGTTTGTACGACAGAACTCGGAATGGCGGCAAGTATGAAGTCAGAATTTGACAAAAGAAACACCAAAATGATCGGGCTGAGTGTGGATCCCATCGATGATTTTGATGGATGGTTAAAGGATATTAAGGAAACCCAGGGCGCTGATGTCAATTTTCCCATCATTGCTGACAGTGATAAAAAAGTTGCGGTTCTGTATGACATGATTCACCCTGAAGCTGCGGAAAAAGTAACCGTCAGGTCAGTATTTATCATTGGCCCCGACAAAAAGATCAAGCTGACACTCACCTATCCGCCCAGCACAGGCAGAAACTTCGTCGAAATCCTGCGTGTATTGGATTCCCTTCAGCTTACAGCCAACTACAGCGTCTCCACACCCGTAAACTGGGAAGATGGGCAGGATGTCATTATCAGCCCCGCCATTCCCAAAGAAGATTTGGCCGCAAAGTTCCCGAAAGGCTACACCGAGGTAAAACCCTACCTGCGGGTAACCCCACAGCCCAATAAATAG
- the hxpB gene encoding hexitol phosphatase HxpB, which produces MIHAVIFDMDGVLIDSEPFWRQAMIEVFREIGVTLTEVQATETMGIRINETVAYWYQRFHWTGKSPDEVVDAILAGVIRIIKAKGEIKEGVAEMMAFLRAKNIPMAVASSSAMIVIDAVLDTLGIRSQFAVIKSAEKEPLGKPHPAVFLLTAEALGVTPESCLVIEDSLNGLIAAKAARMKTIVVPEPLVAQKPEFVLADRKFASLTAFNEIIWKELGGE; this is translated from the coding sequence ATGATACATGCCGTAATTTTTGATATGGACGGGGTTCTGATTGATTCGGAGCCCTTCTGGCGGCAAGCCATGATTGAGGTTTTTCGCGAAATAGGCGTAACCCTTACCGAAGTCCAGGCTACAGAAACCATGGGAATCCGGATCAATGAGACGGTTGCTTACTGGTATCAACGATTTCACTGGACAGGAAAAAGCCCGGATGAAGTCGTAGATGCTATCCTGGCCGGGGTAATCCGCATCATCAAAGCGAAAGGAGAAATCAAAGAAGGCGTAGCAGAAATGATGGCCTTCCTCCGGGCAAAAAATATTCCGATGGCTGTCGCCTCTTCTTCCGCCATGATCGTCATTGATGCTGTACTCGATACGCTCGGCATACGGTCACAGTTTGCCGTGATCAAATCCGCAGAAAAAGAACCTTTAGGCAAACCTCATCCGGCTGTTTTTCTGCTCACAGCTGAAGCCCTTGGCGTAACACCCGAAAGCTGCCTCGTGATAGAAGATTCCCTCAATGGCCTCATCGCCGCAAAAGCCGCCAGGATGAAAACGATCGTTGTGCCTGAACCACTCGTAGCTCAAAAGCCCGAATTTGTCCTGGCTGACCGAAAATTTGCATCTCTTACCGCTTTTAACGAGATTATCTGGAAGGAACTGGGGGGAGAATAA
- a CDS encoding ATP-binding protein, translating into MSESVHDTKIQKILEQILQLATGNLEVRGEPTDANDELDGIVLGLNMLGEEMSKSREKLKNQAIALEALVQETVASNELLTKEILERKKAEKEIRKLNKELENRVQQRTAQLQKANDELEAFSYSVAHDLRTPLRSILSYSQLAIKKHFESLSEEGRHYLRVIQANTHEMGQLIDDLLTFSLLNQKDVSHQKINTNYLIGSIIYSFKSEANFENIQWEVGHFPDIYADRTLIKQVFTNLISNAIKFSHNNPQPQISISCHNEGEDFIFHIRDNGVGFDMQYKDKLFGVFQRLHEKEEFEGTGVGLAIVQRIVERHRGHVWAESSPGNGASFYFSIPQNQPLNL; encoded by the coding sequence ATGAGCGAATCCGTACATGACACAAAAATCCAGAAAATCCTGGAGCAAATTCTCCAGCTTGCGACAGGAAATCTGGAAGTACGAGGAGAACCCACAGATGCCAATGACGAGTTGGATGGAATTGTGCTGGGCCTGAATATGCTCGGGGAAGAAATGTCAAAAAGCAGAGAAAAGCTTAAAAATCAAGCAATTGCACTCGAAGCGCTTGTGCAGGAAACTGTAGCTTCCAACGAGCTGCTAACCAAAGAAATTTTGGAAAGAAAGAAGGCGGAAAAAGAAATCAGAAAACTCAATAAAGAACTTGAAAACCGCGTCCAGCAACGAACCGCTCAATTGCAAAAAGCAAATGATGAACTGGAGGCTTTTTCCTATTCCGTCGCCCATGACTTGCGTACCCCCCTCCGCAGTATTCTCAGTTACAGCCAACTGGCTATAAAAAAACATTTTGAGAGCCTATCGGAAGAGGGGCGCCATTACCTGCGGGTGATTCAGGCCAATACCCATGAGATGGGGCAATTGATCGATGACCTGCTCACCTTCTCATTACTCAATCAAAAAGACGTCAGCCACCAAAAAATCAATACCAATTATCTTATTGGAAGCATTATTTACTCTTTTAAAAGTGAAGCTAACTTCGAGAATATCCAATGGGAAGTAGGCCATTTTCCGGATATTTACGCCGACAGAACGCTGATCAAACAGGTTTTTACCAATCTTATTTCCAATGCAATAAAATTTAGCCACAATAATCCGCAGCCGCAAATATCCATTAGCTGCCACAATGAAGGCGAAGATTTTATTTTCCATATCCGAGACAATGGGGTTGGATTTGATATGCAGTACAAGGACAAACTTTTCGGGGTTTTTCAACGCCTACATGAAAAAGAAGAGTTTGAAGGTACCGGTGTCGGGCTGGCAATTGTACAGCGTATTGTAGAACGCCACCGGGGTCATGTGTGGGCGGAATCCTCGCCGGGCAATGGGGCCTCATTTTATTTTTCCATTCCTCAGAATCAACCATTAAATTTGTAA
- a CDS encoding type III pantothenate kinase: MLLVTDIGNSDIVWGVWDNGTWLHQWRHPSSKYPSAGAAIQKYADTAGINLNAFEKVVISSVVPGISPAVKTMLEKLTGSKAIIIGPDIFRKMKMRIDNPDEIGSDLVANAVAAYARFSQAAIVVDFGTALTFTTVSDEGEILGVAIAPGLKTAMLALFSNTAQLPVVPLELPESAIGKNTAHALQAGILLGYVGLVNELIDRIQAELPIQAKVIATGGLSSVLAPLKARFDEVDPMLTLDGLRQIAEKYGI; the protein is encoded by the coding sequence ATGCTACTCGTTACAGACATTGGGAATTCAGACATCGTATGGGGGGTATGGGATAATGGCACGTGGTTACACCAGTGGCGACATCCGTCTTCAAAGTATCCTTCTGCCGGAGCCGCTATCCAAAAATATGCAGATACTGCCGGAATAAATCTTAACGCATTTGAAAAGGTCGTGATAAGCAGCGTGGTTCCGGGGATTTCTCCAGCGGTGAAAACCATGCTCGAAAAACTTACCGGCTCAAAAGCCATTATTATTGGTCCTGATATTTTCAGAAAGATGAAAATGCGGATCGACAATCCGGACGAAATCGGTTCTGATCTTGTTGCCAATGCCGTAGCTGCCTATGCGCGATTCTCTCAGGCGGCAATTGTTGTGGATTTTGGTACTGCCTTGACATTTACTACGGTGTCAGATGAGGGCGAAATATTGGGCGTAGCCATTGCGCCTGGCCTGAAAACGGCGATGTTGGCTTTATTTTCCAATACAGCCCAACTTCCGGTCGTGCCATTGGAGTTGCCCGAATCTGCCATTGGTAAAAATACTGCGCATGCTTTGCAGGCGGGAATATTGCTGGGATATGTAGGGCTGGTAAATGAGTTGATTGACCGGATACAGGCTGAATTACCAATACAAGCGAAAGTCATCGCTACCGGGGGGCTTTCCTCTGTGCTGGCGCCGCTGAAGGCCAGGTTTGACGAAGTGGATCCTATGCTTACGCTTGATGGTCTGCGACAAATCGCCGAAAAGTATGGCATCTAA
- a CDS encoding histidine kinase gives MRPKYIYVLVHLLLWTGAYYLLAPEPVGVGRFLLPVFSPRQNLWFITYGILLNAIMIYTYAHLLLPRYLKKNNISYFFLINLIYLSGFVLLESFLDYSFVVFHHLPTSPDSWQSFGGWVETNTVLNVVFMLVANFYGFTFAWFREQQNRRSLEQEKLKAELSALKHQINPHFLFNILNGLYGLAYQNDDEPTAEGIAKLSHLMRYMLYESNDNAVLLDKEIRYMENYIDLQRLRTQGAVDIDFSVKGEVQGKKIAPMILIPFVENAFKHGVSTAKPSSIVIQLNILENDLSFRVVNTIHRSESSAAPFGGIGLKNVEKRLNLLYKNAFRLEIDQKNGFFEINLTIAL, from the coding sequence ATGCGGCCAAAATATATTTATGTATTGGTACACCTTCTCCTATGGACAGGTGCGTATTATCTGCTGGCACCAGAACCTGTTGGTGTAGGGCGTTTTTTACTGCCCGTTTTTTCGCCCCGGCAAAATCTGTGGTTTATCACATATGGTATTTTGCTGAATGCCATTATGATTTATACCTATGCTCATTTGCTTCTGCCACGGTATCTTAAGAAAAATAATATCAGCTATTTTTTTCTCATCAACCTGATCTACCTGTCGGGATTTGTGCTGCTGGAAAGTTTTCTGGATTATTCATTTGTGGTTTTTCACCATTTACCGACCTCTCCCGACTCGTGGCAATCGTTTGGCGGTTGGGTAGAAACCAATACGGTACTGAATGTAGTATTCATGCTGGTTGCCAATTTTTATGGCTTCACTTTCGCCTGGTTTCGTGAACAACAAAACAGGCGAAGCCTGGAACAGGAAAAGCTTAAAGCCGAATTGTCTGCCCTGAAACATCAGATCAACCCCCACTTCCTGTTTAATATTCTCAATGGCCTTTACGGTCTGGCCTATCAAAATGACGACGAACCCACTGCCGAGGGGATTGCCAAACTTTCTCACCTGATGCGGTATATGCTCTATGAATCCAACGACAATGCGGTGTTGCTTGACAAAGAAATCCGCTATATGGAAAATTACATAGACCTACAGCGATTGCGTACACAGGGCGCTGTGGATATAGATTTTTCGGTCAAGGGGGAGGTACAGGGAAAAAAAATTGCCCCTATGATTCTGATTCCTTTTGTGGAAAATGCCTTTAAACACGGGGTAAGTACAGCAAAACCCTCCTCCATTGTCATCCAGCTCAACATCCTGGAAAACGACCTGTCTTTTAGGGTCGTCAATACCATTCACCGGAGCGAAAGCTCCGCTGCACCCTTTGGGGGTATAGGCCTTAAAAATGTGGAAAAACGCCTGAATCTTTTATATAAAAACGCATTTAGACTTGAAATAGACCAGAAAAATGGTTTTTTTGAAATAAACCTAACCATTGCCTTATGA